In Novosphingobium sp. RL4, the sequence TGGACATGCTGTTCAACCCCTCGGTCACCGAAACCTTCGGCAATGTCACGCTGGAAGCCATGGCCTGCCGCCTGCCGGTCGTGGCCGCCGCCGCAACCGGCAGCCAGAGCCTGGTCAGCGATCACGCTTCCGGCAGGTTGATCCCGCCCGGCGCGATCCACCAGTTCGCCGAAGCGCTCAAGGCCTATATCGAAAGCCCTGCCCTGCGCGAAAGCCACGGCCTGGCCGGCGAAGCCCGCGCTCTCGAATTCAGCTGGGACCGCATCAACCAGGCCGTCGCCGATACGTATGTCCGCCTGATCCGGCAGCGTACGAAGCGCTGACCGGCCCCCGCGCGCCCGTCAGGCCAGTACCCGGCGCGTCCGCATCCTGACGGCATACCAGAGCAGGAACACCGCCACGGCCCAGATGGTCGCCGTCAGCGCAATGCTGCCGGCGCCCTTCATCATGTCGGGCACGTCGGATAGGAAGGGATAGAGCTGGTTCACCGCAAGCCCGAGCAGCGAGATCGTGAAGGCCGCGACGGCCCAGCGCGAACGCAGCAGCAGGAGCAGCGATCCCGCCAGCCCACCCCAGACACCGAGCGCCCAGGTCACCACGGTCCAGGTCGGCGCGGCGTCCAGCCAGTCGATCATCTCCGGCGATAGAGGCGCCATCCACTGCGGGTTGCGCGTCACGGTCATGGCGAAATCGGTACAGCCGAAGGCATTCCACAGCAGCGAGACGAGGCCTACCACCCACAACTGCCAAGGCGCCCTGACGCGCGTGGATCCGATCATCTCCCGTCCCTTTCGTCCCGTTTTATGGACAGGCAGGCTACTCCTGCCGCCGAACCGATGCAATTGCGCGCCATAATCGCTAGATAGCTCCCATGGCCGACCTTTTCGCCGACGATCTTCCGCCCTCCCCCGCGCCTGACGCCCCGCGCGAGGATGCCCCGCTCGCCGACCGCCTGCGGCCGCGCACGCTTGCCGACGTCGTGGGACAGGAACACCTGACCGGGCCGGAAGGACCGATCGGCCGCATGGTCGCGGCGGGCCGCCTGTCCTCGATGATCCTCTGGGGTCCGCCCGGCACCGGGAAGACCAGCATCGCACGCCTGCTCGCCGATGCGGTGGGCATGCGCTTCACCGCCGTCTCCGCGGTATTTTCGGGCGTGGCAGACCTCAAGAAGGCATTCGCCGAAGCGGATCTCGCCGCGCGGGCCGGCCAGCGCACGCTGCTGTTCGTGGACGAGATCCACCGCTTCAACCGCGCCCAGCAGGACGGCTTTCTTCCGTTCGTCGAGCGCGGGACCGTCACTCTTGTCGGCGCCACGACGGAGAACCCCAGCTTCGCACTCAACGCCGCGCTGCTCAGCCGCGCGCAAGTGCTGATCCTGCACCGGCTCGGCCCCGAGGCGCTCGGTGCATTGCTCGACAAAGGCGAAGCGCTCGAAGGCGCGCTTCCGCTCGATGGCGATGCGCGTGCCGCGCTGGTGGCATCGGCCGACGGGGACGGACGCTTCCTGCTCAACCAGGCCGAGACGCTCTATTCCGCGAAAATCCCCGAGCCGCTCGATCCGGCCGGACTGGGCCAGTTCCTGCAACGCCGCGTGGCGGTTTACGACAAGGACCGGGACGGGCACTACAACCTCATCTCCGCGCTTCACAAGTCGCTGCGCGGCTCCGATCCGCAAGCCGCGCTCTACTACATGGCGCGAATGCTGACGGCGGGCGAAGAGCCTCTTTACGTGCTGCGCCGCCTCGTGCGCTTCGCCAGCGAGGACGTGGGACTGGCCGATCCGCAGGCGCTGGTCCAATGCCTTGCGGCCAAGGATGCCTACGAATTCCTCGGCTCTCCCGAAGGCGAACTGGCGATCGTGCAGGCCTGCCTCTACCTCGCCACGGCGCCGAAATCGAACGCGGCCTACACCGCGTTCAAATCCTCGTTCAAGAGCGCCCGCGAAACCGGCTCCCTCGCCCCGCCCGCCAATATCCTCAACGCGCCGACCAAGCTGATGAAGGACATCGGCTACGGCAAGGACTATGCCTACGACCATGACGCGCCTGACGGTTTTTCGGGCGACGACTACTGGCCCGAAGACATGGCACCGCAGACCTATTACCAGCCGGTGGAACGCGGGTTCGAACGGGAAATCCTCAAGCGCCTGGAATGGTGGGACCGAAAGCGCGCCGAACGCCGCGCGGAATAGGGCAAACTCATGCCGCGCTTCCGGCATTTCATGGGAATCGACTGGTCCGGTGCACTGGGACCGCGGCAAAAGGGCATCGCGGTGGCTCTTTGCGGACTGGAAGGCCCGCCCGTCCTGCTGCGTCCGCAAGGTCATGTCCACTGGTCCCGCGAGGATGCGCTTGACCTCCTGCAACGGGGCCTGCCGGAAAACACGCTCATCGGCCTGGACCTTGGCATCTCACTTCCCTTCGCCGATGCAGGCGCGTTCTTTCCCGGCTGGCCGGCAAGCCCTCCCGATGCCCGCGCGCTATGGGCGCTGGTCGATGCCATCTGCGCGACTGACGGCCATTTCGCGGCGACCAGTTTCGTCGATCACCCGGAACTCAGCGCATTCTTCCGCCGTCACGGCGGCCGGGAAGGCGTGCACTTCCATCTGCCGGATGCGCCGGATCGAAGAGGGCGCATGCGCGTGACCGAACGGGCGCAGGCACGCGCCGGCTGCCGGCCCTACTCCAACTTCAACCTGGTCGGAGCCGCGCAAGTCGGCAAGTCCAGCCTCACCGGCATGCGGCTGCTGCACCGCCTTGGCAGATCCCTGCCGGTATGGCCGGTCGATCCGCTCCCGAAGGCGGGATCGGTGGTCACCGAAATTTACACGACCCTCGCTGCCGTCGCCGCAGGACGCCCAGCGGGCCGGGCCAAGATGACCGACCATGATGCGCTGAACGGCGCCCTTGCGGGACTTGGCTCTCCGCCGGTCGAGGGCCATGGCCCGATAGACGATCACAGCGCCGATGCACTCCTCACCGCCGCCTGGCTACGCATCGCCGCCCCGCGCGCGGACTTGTGGAAACCCACTGATCTTACGGAGGAACTGGCCCGTACCGAGGGCTGGACCTTCGGCGCGCCTTAGCTCACAACCTGCGCCATCGGGGCCCGGCGAGATTTCGAACGCCATGGCCCCCAACATGACTGACAGGGACTGCCCCGCTATGAAGAACACGCTGCTGGCAGGCATTGCCTGCCTTGCCCTCGGCCTCGGCGCGCAAATGCCTTCCGCCTTCGCCGCACCCGCAGCCACATCGGCGGCCGCCGAACTCGGCAAGCCGGCAACGCCGTGGAAAGCCTTCGTCAACCGCACCATCGAGGCCTGGATGGCCCAGGACCCTTCTTTCGCGGTCTATCAGGGCGCTCACCAGTTCGACGGCAGGCTTCCTGACTGGAGCCCCGCGGGCCTCAAGGCTAGAGGGGATTTCCTTCGCAAGGTGATCGCGCAGGCCGGCGCTTTCAACGCCCTTTCCGCCGAAGACCGGTTCGAGCGCGATTATCTGGTGCAGGTGGCCAAGGGGCAGTTGTTCTGGCTGGAAGACGCCGACAAGCCCCATACCAATCCCGGTTACTACATCGAGAACGGCCTCGACCCGAACGTCTACGTGAGCCGCGGCTATGCCGACAAGCCTACCCGCATGAAAGCCATGATCGCCTTCTTCAAGGCCGTACCCAAGGCTGCTGCCCAGATTCGCGGCAACCTGAAGACGCAGATGCCCGCCAGCTTCATCAAGCTCGGGGTCGCAGGCTTCGGCGGTTTTGCGGAGTATTATCGCGGCGATGCCCGAACCGCCTTCGCCGACGTGAAGGACGCAAGGCTGCAGGCGGAATTCAGGACCAGTTCCGAAGCGGCCGCGAAATCCATGCAGGATCTGGCAGATTGGCTCGGCAAGGCAAAGCCGACGCAGGACTTCGCATTGGGCGCGGCCCGCTTTTCCCGGATGGTGGCCGCCACCGAGGCGGTGGACGCGTCACTGGATGAACTGGAGGCGGTGGGGCGCGCCGATCTCAAACGCAACCAGGATCTCCTCAAGGCCGCCTGCGCGGAATATGCGCCGGGCAAGGACATCCAGGGCTGCTTCGACAAGATGCGCGCCGACAAGCCGGAAGGTGGCCCCGTTGCCGCAGCGCGCCTGCAGATTCCTGAACTGACCGCCTTCGTGCGGCAGCACGACATCGCCACTATACCCGGCACCGAACAGGCCCTCGTCGAGGAAAGCCCGCCCTACAACCGCCAGAACTCCGCCTATATCGATCCGGCCGGTCCGCTGGAAAAGGGCATCCCCTCCGTCTATTATATCTCGCCGCCCGACCCATCGTGGTCCCAGCAGATGCAGCAGGACTATATCCCCGGTAAGGACGACCTGCTGTTCACCTCGGTCCACGAGGTGATGCCCGGCCATTTCCTGCAATTCCTGCATTCGAACCGCTCGCCTTCCTGGGTAGGGCGCCTGTGGGTCGGCTACGCCTTCGCGGAGGGCTGGGCGCACTATGCCGAGGAAATGATGTGGGACGCCGGGCTCGGAAACGGAGACGCGGGGGTCCACGTCGGCCAGCTTTCCAATGCCCTGCTGCGCAACTGCCGCTATCTGTCGGCCATCGGCCTGCATGCGCGGGGCATGACACAGGAACAATCCAAGCGCATGTTCATGGACGAATGCTATCAGGACGAAGGCACGGCCGAACAGCAGGCCGCGCGCGGCACATACGACCCGGCCTACCTCAACTACACGCTCGGCAAGCTGATGATTCGCAAGTTGCGCGAAGACTGGACAGCCACGCGTGGCGGCCGCACTGCGTGGAAGCCGTTCCATGACGAATTCCTGAGCTACGGCGGCCCACCGGTCCCGCTCGTCCGTCAGGCAATGATGAAGGAAGCCGCGCCGCACGCGGTATTCTGAGCCTGAACGCAGATAGATACAAAAGCACTGGACCGGCGCCCCTCCCTCGCGGTAAGGGCGCCGGACTTGTTTCGCGCATCGCACATCGCCGACGCGCCGGGCCGGCTTAGCTCAGTTGGTAGAGCACCTGATTTGTAATCAGGGGGCCACGGGTTCGAATCCTGTAGCCGGCACCACTCACTATTCCCAACCTTGCCCCAAGTGGCCCCTAGATGACCGGCGCCATCGCCTGCGCGACCGTGCTGGCGAAGCGCCAGGGCGCGTGTTGATGTGGCGCGCTACGCCGACGATCAGCCTTCTCATGCCGGATGAGCCAGTGTGGAAGCGAGCGGTCAATCGCTTCCGGGGTTAGGCGGCGTGGACAAGTTCGGTGTAGCCACGGCCGCAGCCAAGAGCCGTCAATTCAAGAAGGCGAGGCGACGGAATATGTCGATATTTCCAACCGAGCCGCCGCCGAAGGGATGGCTTTGGCTACGGCCCCGAAGGGGTTGGTCTGTCGAACTTGTCCACGCCGCCTAGGCTGACCT encodes:
- a CDS encoding DUF885 domain-containing protein, with the protein product MKNTLLAGIACLALGLGAQMPSAFAAPAATSAAAELGKPATPWKAFVNRTIEAWMAQDPSFAVYQGAHQFDGRLPDWSPAGLKARGDFLRKVIAQAGAFNALSAEDRFERDYLVQVAKGQLFWLEDADKPHTNPGYYIENGLDPNVYVSRGYADKPTRMKAMIAFFKAVPKAAAQIRGNLKTQMPASFIKLGVAGFGGFAEYYRGDARTAFADVKDARLQAEFRTSSEAAAKSMQDLADWLGKAKPTQDFALGAARFSRMVAATEAVDASLDELEAVGRADLKRNQDLLKAACAEYAPGKDIQGCFDKMRADKPEGGPVAAARLQIPELTAFVRQHDIATIPGTEQALVEESPPYNRQNSAYIDPAGPLEKGIPSVYYISPPDPSWSQQMQQDYIPGKDDLLFTSVHEVMPGHFLQFLHSNRSPSWVGRLWVGYAFAEGWAHYAEEMMWDAGLGNGDAGVHVGQLSNALLRNCRYLSAIGLHARGMTQEQSKRMFMDECYQDEGTAEQQAARGTYDPAYLNYTLGKLMIRKLREDWTATRGGRTAWKPFHDEFLSYGGPPVPLVRQAMMKEAAPHAVF
- a CDS encoding replication-associated recombination protein A, coding for MADLFADDLPPSPAPDAPREDAPLADRLRPRTLADVVGQEHLTGPEGPIGRMVAAGRLSSMILWGPPGTGKTSIARLLADAVGMRFTAVSAVFSGVADLKKAFAEADLAARAGQRTLLFVDEIHRFNRAQQDGFLPFVERGTVTLVGATTENPSFALNAALLSRAQVLILHRLGPEALGALLDKGEALEGALPLDGDARAALVASADGDGRFLLNQAETLYSAKIPEPLDPAGLGQFLQRRVAVYDKDRDGHYNLISALHKSLRGSDPQAALYYMARMLTAGEEPLYVLRRLVRFASEDVGLADPQALVQCLAAKDAYEFLGSPEGELAIVQACLYLATAPKSNAAYTAFKSSFKSARETGSLAPPANILNAPTKLMKDIGYGKDYAYDHDAPDGFSGDDYWPEDMAPQTYYQPVERGFEREILKRLEWWDRKRAERRAE